In Shouchella patagoniensis, the following are encoded in one genomic region:
- the spoIIIAG gene encoding stage III sporulation protein AG, whose amino-acid sequence MNNEEKEEDWFKKWLPKQPDKKKRSFSPKYILLLGSLGIVLMLASQFLQSNDELPAANQVAKQDEEEVAPVFARDAEKDSMADYEMRYENQLRETLGEIIGVSDVSVSINLAESEKNVYETNVRRGRQDTTETDREGGTREVEDIQEEENVVIVRSGDKEEALIVSKEKPTVAGVLVVAEGVDNVQVKAWVIEAVSRLLDVPAHRVSVLPKKLEEE is encoded by the coding sequence ATGAACAATGAAGAAAAAGAAGAAGATTGGTTTAAAAAATGGCTACCAAAACAACCAGATAAAAAAAAACGCTCTTTTTCGCCCAAGTATATCTTACTCTTAGGCAGCCTTGGTATTGTGCTCATGTTAGCGAGCCAATTTCTGCAATCAAATGATGAATTACCTGCCGCCAATCAAGTAGCGAAGCAAGATGAGGAGGAAGTTGCTCCCGTTTTTGCTCGTGATGCGGAAAAGGATTCTATGGCTGATTATGAGATGCGCTATGAAAATCAATTACGAGAAACATTGGGTGAAATTATTGGTGTAAGTGATGTTTCTGTAAGCATCAATTTAGCAGAGTCCGAAAAAAATGTATATGAGACTAATGTACGACGAGGCAGACAGGATACAACTGAGACAGACAGAGAAGGTGGAACAAGGGAAGTTGAAGATATTCAAGAAGAAGAGAATGTTGTAATAGTAAGAAGTGGGGATAAAGAAGAAGCTTTAATCGTTTCAAAAGAAAAACCCACTGTAGCCGGAGTACTGGTTGTTGCAGAAGGTGTGGATAATGTACAAGTTAAAGCTTGGGTAATAGAGGCGGTTAGTCGTCTTCTTGATGTTCCGGCACATCGTGTATCGGTGCTCCCTAAGAAACTGGAGGAGGAATAA
- a CDS encoding SpoIIIAH-like family protein, whose product MVLKKQTVWLLTMLSLMLVLGIYFVNIDREGADSPGELTGSQTAEGDLSEATAEEQMLANLDGSKEMTGARIKREEQRSREVEELQREASNEENSAEEKVEANDKSIEILAFTDNEKELESLLKEQGYSDAFVFSQDQNNVQIMVQANELSNDEAVAIMATAREKLELNERAEVSVKFEPIEE is encoded by the coding sequence ATGGTCTTGAAAAAACAAACAGTATGGTTATTAACGATGTTGAGTTTAATGCTTGTCTTAGGAATTTATTTTGTAAATATCGATCGTGAAGGGGCAGACAGTCCTGGAGAATTAACAGGTTCACAAACAGCAGAGGGTGATTTAAGTGAGGCTACGGCAGAAGAACAAATGCTTGCAAACTTAGATGGAAGCAAGGAAATGACAGGTGCGAGAATTAAGCGTGAAGAACAACGCTCCAGAGAAGTAGAAGAATTACAAAGAGAAGCGAGCAACGAAGAGAATTCTGCTGAAGAAAAAGTAGAAGCAAATGATAAATCGATTGAAATTCTTGCGTTTACAGATAATGAAAAAGAACTTGAATCATTGTTAAAAGAGCAAGGTTATAGTGATGCTTTTGTTTTCTCTCAAGATCAAAACAATGTTCAGATTATGGTGCAAGCGAATGAACTTTCCAATGATGAAGCAGTTGCAATCATGGCAACGGCAAGAGAGAAGCTTGAGCTCAATGAACGCGCCGAAGTGTCTGTGAAATTTGAACCAATAGAAGAATAA
- the spoIIIAF gene encoding stage III sporulation protein AF: MNLINEWVTSIVLLILLAVILEMMLPNTALKNYVKLTVSLLLLVMLLQPVLSLFHEDPEEWLYSLVNQMDNDEHSLEEKIKSQKTEIDRFFHAYTSEQVAVQLKDQAEHPLAESHQTKITDVTIKDSGGGEDLEIEVHIAPLEEQEKGEIAGEPIKPVSIVIGQDQQDRTEADEGDDGLIGFLAHLWEVPENAITLIGERGMGE, encoded by the coding sequence ATGAATTTAATAAACGAATGGGTCACCTCCATTGTCTTGCTGATCCTACTCGCCGTCATTTTAGAAATGATGCTCCCAAATACAGCCTTAAAAAATTATGTGAAGCTTACTGTGAGTTTGCTATTGCTTGTCATGCTATTGCAGCCAGTCCTTTCTTTGTTTCATGAAGACCCGGAAGAGTGGTTGTATTCCTTAGTAAATCAAATGGACAACGATGAACATTCACTAGAAGAAAAAATAAAATCTCAAAAAACAGAAATAGACCGGTTCTTTCATGCATATACATCTGAACAAGTGGCTGTCCAATTGAAAGACCAAGCTGAACACCCATTAGCCGAAAGTCACCAGACTAAAATAACGGATGTGACCATCAAGGATAGTGGAGGCGGGGAGGATCTTGAAATTGAAGTCCACATTGCCCCTTTAGAGGAACAAGAAAAGGGAGAAATAGCAGGAGAACCAATTAAGCCAGTGTCCATTGTTATCGGGCAGGATCAGCAAGATCGTACAGAGGCAGATGAAGGTGACGATGGGTTAATCGGTTTTTTGGCTCATCTTTGGGAAGTGCCAGAAAACGCCATTACGCTTATAGGAGAAAGGGGGATGGGTGAATGA